One window of the Nocardia huaxiensis genome contains the following:
- a CDS encoding SDR family NAD(P)-dependent oxidoreductase, with translation MKTVAGKKVLVTGAAMGLGKSFAQRAVRERAADVVLWDINAEALKETAAELAAEGGSRIHHYVVDVSDRDAIAESGAAVRDQVGDIDVLVNNAGIVRGNGYFWETTNKADIDKTMAINSLAPMYITLEFLPAMVAGGRESRVLNIASSAGLVANPRMSVYAASKWAALGWSDSVRLELEQSGNEHIKFTTVCPTYINTGMFDGAKGFWFTPILEQEAVVDTSWDEMKKGGPLVVLPWTSRLNRAISGLLPLKVRDFYLNTVGVYHSMDEFTGRK, from the coding sequence ATGAAGACGGTAGCGGGCAAGAAGGTCCTGGTCACCGGTGCGGCCATGGGCCTGGGCAAGTCGTTCGCCCAGCGCGCGGTCCGCGAACGCGCCGCCGACGTGGTGCTGTGGGACATCAACGCGGAAGCCCTCAAGGAAACCGCGGCCGAGCTCGCCGCCGAGGGCGGCAGTCGCATTCACCACTACGTGGTCGACGTATCCGACCGCGACGCCATCGCCGAGTCCGGTGCGGCCGTGCGCGATCAGGTCGGCGACATCGACGTGCTGGTCAACAATGCCGGCATCGTGCGCGGCAACGGCTACTTCTGGGAGACCACGAACAAGGCCGACATCGACAAGACCATGGCCATCAATTCCCTTGCGCCCATGTACATCACGCTGGAGTTCCTGCCCGCCATGGTGGCGGGCGGCCGGGAGTCGCGGGTGCTGAACATCGCCTCCTCGGCGGGCCTGGTGGCCAACCCGCGCATGAGCGTGTACGCGGCCTCGAAGTGGGCGGCGCTGGGCTGGTCGGATTCGGTGCGCCTGGAACTCGAGCAGTCCGGCAACGAGCACATCAAGTTCACCACCGTGTGCCCGACCTACATCAATACCGGAATGTTCGACGGCGCCAAGGGATTCTGGTTCACGCCGATTCTGGAGCAGGAGGCCGTCGTCGACACCTCCTGGGACGAGATGAAGAAGGGCGGCCCGCTGGTGGTGCTGCCCTGGACCTCGCGGCTCAACCGCGCCATCTCCGGGCTCCTACCCCTGAAGGTGCGCGACTTCTACCTCAATACGGTGGGCGTCTACCACTCGATGGACGAATTCACCGGCCGCAAGTAG
- the helR gene encoding RNA polymerase recycling motor ATPase HelR, translating to MPTEAYRDELRSEQGYVAELYARLDAERARVRGNYSAALRSKGGTLVDRDVEVRALAKEVKRLDVADNGLCFGRLDTVTGEHSYIGRIGIYDEANEFEPLLMDWRAPASRAFYVATAANPENMRRRRQFHSRGRDVVDFTDEVLGRPGEHERGDAALLAAVNAPRGEGMRDIVATIQAEQDEIIRLDHPGVLVIEGGPGTGKTVVALHRVAYLLYTQREQMERHGVLVVGPNPAFLNHIGRVLPSLGETNVVFMTTGDFVPGLQVTAEDTQEAARHKGSLKILDVLARAVANYQRVPEDPILVELSDVTVRIDAATAEWAREEARGSGRPHNEARATFTEIVTYVLTERAIGRIGKGWLTRDDREAWEQMRRDLIGELAENDAFTTALDDLWPTITPETVLSELYSSTERLEAAGAPEALYREHGDAWTVSDVPLLDELVDLLGHDSTAEEAAAERERKAQAEYAAGVLELMVNREDHMDDEDHLFATDLLYAEDLAERFVERDTRDLVDRAAADRDWTYRHIVVDEAQELSAMDWRVLMRRCPGKSFTVVGDLAQRSSAAGATSWGAMLDTYVPGRWKYRSLTVNYRTPAEIMSIAAAVLAEFAPTVWPPESVRACGVQPWARQLTVSELPAAIEEFVREEAGREGTSIVIGPHGVPGTVPASETKGLEYDAVLVVDPERIQAESPRGAAELYVALTRATQRLGILHEGPLPQALSGLELRTAPRRTR from the coding sequence GTGCCGACTGAGGCGTATCGAGACGAACTGCGATCCGAGCAGGGTTACGTGGCGGAGCTGTACGCGCGGCTCGATGCCGAGCGTGCGCGAGTGCGGGGCAACTACAGCGCGGCGCTGCGCAGCAAGGGCGGCACCCTGGTGGACCGGGATGTCGAGGTGCGGGCGCTGGCCAAGGAGGTCAAGCGCCTGGATGTGGCCGACAACGGGCTGTGCTTCGGCCGTCTGGACACGGTGACCGGCGAACACTCCTACATCGGGCGCATCGGCATCTACGACGAGGCCAACGAGTTCGAGCCGCTGCTGATGGATTGGCGCGCACCGGCTTCGCGGGCGTTCTATGTGGCGACCGCCGCGAATCCGGAGAACATGCGGCGGCGCAGGCAATTCCACTCGCGTGGGCGCGACGTGGTGGATTTCACCGATGAGGTGCTGGGCCGTCCCGGCGAGCACGAGCGCGGTGACGCGGCGCTGCTGGCGGCGGTGAACGCGCCGCGCGGCGAGGGCATGCGCGACATCGTCGCCACGATTCAGGCCGAGCAGGACGAGATCATTCGCCTGGATCATCCGGGCGTGCTGGTGATCGAGGGCGGTCCGGGCACCGGCAAGACCGTGGTGGCGCTGCACCGCGTCGCCTACCTGCTGTACACGCAGCGCGAGCAGATGGAACGGCACGGCGTGCTCGTCGTGGGCCCGAATCCGGCCTTCCTGAACCACATCGGCCGGGTGCTGCCGTCGCTGGGTGAGACCAATGTGGTGTTCATGACAACGGGCGACTTCGTGCCCGGTCTTCAGGTCACCGCCGAGGACACCCAGGAGGCCGCGCGGCACAAGGGGTCGCTGAAGATTCTGGACGTACTGGCCAGGGCGGTCGCGAATTATCAACGGGTGCCGGAAGACCCGATCCTCGTCGAACTGTCGGACGTCACCGTGCGCATCGATGCCGCGACCGCCGAGTGGGCGCGGGAGGAGGCGCGCGGCAGCGGACGCCCGCACAATGAGGCGCGCGCGACCTTCACCGAGATCGTCACCTATGTGCTCACCGAGCGGGCGATCGGCCGCATCGGCAAGGGCTGGCTCACCCGCGATGATCGCGAGGCGTGGGAGCAGATGCGCCGGGACCTGATCGGCGAGCTCGCGGAGAACGACGCGTTCACCACCGCACTCGACGACCTCTGGCCGACCATCACCCCGGAAACCGTGCTGTCGGAGCTGTATTCATCGACAGAACGCCTCGAGGCGGCGGGCGCGCCCGAAGCGCTGTACCGCGAGCACGGCGACGCCTGGACGGTGTCGGACGTCCCGCTGCTCGACGAGCTGGTGGATCTGCTGGGGCACGACAGCACCGCCGAGGAAGCCGCCGCCGAACGCGAACGCAAGGCGCAGGCCGAATACGCCGCGGGCGTCCTGGAACTCATGGTCAACCGTGAGGATCACATGGACGACGAGGACCACCTGTTCGCCACCGACCTGCTCTACGCCGAGGATCTGGCCGAGCGTTTCGTCGAACGCGATACCCGAGATCTCGTGGATCGTGCTGCGGCGGACCGGGATTGGACCTACCGGCACATTGTGGTCGACGAGGCGCAGGAGCTGTCGGCCATGGACTGGCGGGTGCTCATGCGGCGCTGTCCGGGCAAATCCTTCACGGTCGTGGGCGATCTCGCGCAGCGCAGTTCGGCCGCCGGGGCGACCTCGTGGGGTGCGATGCTCGACACCTATGTGCCCGGTCGCTGGAAGTACCGCTCGCTGACGGTGAACTACCGCACCCCGGCGGAGATCATGTCGATCGCCGCGGCGGTGCTGGCCGAATTCGCACCCACCGTGTGGCCGCCGGAATCGGTGCGCGCGTGCGGCGTCCAGCCGTGGGCGCGGCAGCTGACCGTCAGCGAATTGCCTGCCGCCATCGAGGAATTCGTGCGCGAGGAAGCCGGACGGGAGGGCACGAGCATTGTGATCGGCCCGCACGGCGTCCCCGGCACGGTGCCCGCGTCGGAGACCAAGGGCCTCGAGTACGACGCGGTGCTGGTGGTGGATCCCGAACGCATCCAGGCGGAGAGCCCGCGCGGCGCGGCCGAGCTCTATGTGGCGCTGACCCGCGCCACCCAGCGCCTGGGCATCCTGCACGAGGGCCCGCTGCCGCAGGCCCTGTCCGGGCTCGAGCTCAGAACTGCCCCGCGACGAACCCGCTGA
- a CDS encoding HAD family hydrolase, whose product MTIRGILFDIDDTLIDYAASARTAVLRQLAADQLLERFESPEAAATLWRDLEEELYPRYLAGELTFRGQQLLRTERLLAQAGAVGHDPAAWFDAYAALRDTTWQAFADVAPTLQTLASTLALGVVSNSSRDYQVGKLRAVGLLPHFGEAIVCSSEYGVAKPDPSIFLAGCELLGLPAAEVAYVGDRYDVDALGARDAGLQAHWLDRAQAGSTPDIGVTVIHSLAELLTTSGR is encoded by the coding sequence GTGACGATTCGCGGCATCCTCTTCGACATCGACGACACGCTCATCGACTACGCGGCCTCGGCGCGCACCGCGGTCCTGCGGCAGCTGGCCGCCGATCAGCTGCTTGAGCGCTTCGAGTCGCCGGAGGCCGCGGCAACGCTCTGGCGCGACCTCGAGGAGGAGCTGTACCCGCGCTACCTGGCCGGTGAACTCACCTTCCGGGGTCAGCAACTGCTGCGCACCGAACGGTTGCTGGCCCAGGCCGGCGCCGTCGGGCACGATCCGGCCGCCTGGTTCGACGCCTATGCGGCCCTGCGCGACACCACCTGGCAGGCGTTCGCGGATGTCGCGCCGACCCTCCAGACGCTGGCGAGCACCCTCGCGCTCGGCGTCGTCTCGAATTCCTCGCGCGACTATCAGGTGGGCAAGCTGCGCGCGGTCGGCCTGCTCCCCCATTTCGGCGAGGCCATCGTGTGTTCCTCGGAATACGGTGTCGCCAAACCGGATCCGAGCATCTTCCTGGCCGGCTGCGAGCTGCTCGGACTGCCTGCGGCCGAGGTCGCCTATGTGGGCGACCGCTACGACGTGGATGCCCTGGGCGCGAGAGACGCGGGGCTGCAAGCACATTGGCTGGACCGCGCACAGGCGGGCAGCACACCCGATATCGGTGTCACTGTGATTCACTCACTGGCCGAGCTGCTCACCACGAGCGGGCGCTGA
- a CDS encoding putative protein N(5)-glutamine methyltransferase has translation MSSLDIDTLVARLRAAGCVFAEEEAALLLAATTDPARLEALVAQRISGFPLEHLLGWAEFRGLRVAVAPGVFVPRRRTGFLVEQAVALGRDLARAPGQSVTALDMCCGCGALGMALTIELRAQGIPVRLTASDVEPAAVVCARRNLAALGARVFEGDLFAPVPAELRAGVDILLANTPYVPSAEIAHMPPEARDHEPRRALDGGSDGLDILRRIAAVATEWLAPGGQLLVEESEEQAPRAAEIMARHGLTPRIAEDEELGATVVIGTHTPTA, from the coding sequence GTGAGTTCGCTCGACATCGACACCCTGGTTGCCCGGCTGCGCGCGGCCGGGTGCGTCTTCGCGGAGGAGGAGGCCGCACTGCTGCTGGCCGCCACGACCGATCCCGCGCGACTGGAGGCCCTTGTCGCCCAGCGCATTTCCGGTTTCCCGCTGGAGCATCTGCTGGGCTGGGCCGAATTCCGGGGGCTGCGGGTGGCGGTGGCGCCGGGGGTGTTCGTGCCGCGCCGGCGCACCGGCTTCCTGGTCGAGCAGGCGGTGGCACTCGGCCGCGACCTGGCCCGCGCGCCGGGACAGAGCGTGACCGCCCTCGACATGTGCTGCGGCTGTGGCGCATTGGGGATGGCTCTGACGATCGAGCTACGCGCGCAGGGCATTCCGGTGCGGCTCACCGCCTCTGATGTCGAACCGGCCGCCGTGGTCTGCGCACGCCGCAATCTGGCTGCGCTCGGCGCGCGGGTCTTCGAGGGTGATCTGTTCGCCCCGGTTCCCGCCGAACTCCGTGCGGGCGTGGACATTCTGCTGGCCAATACCCCGTATGTGCCCTCCGCCGAGATCGCGCACATGCCGCCGGAGGCCCGCGATCACGAACCCCGCCGCGCCCTCGACGGCGGTTCGGACGGCCTCGACATCCTGCGCCGCATTGCCGCGGTGGCCACCGAGTGGCTCGCGCCCGGCGGGCAACTGCTCGTGGAGGAGAGCGAGGAGCAGGCCCCGCGGGCCGCCGAGATCATGGCCCGGCACGGCCTCACCCCGCGCATCGCCGAGGACGAGGAGCTCGGCGCGACCGTGGTCATCGGCACCCATACGCCCACGGCGTGA
- a CDS encoding agmatine deiminase family protein, producing the protein MRRRTFVQTSLAAIGSFLLAGCDDSSRPQVVGSRSNGSSEDDGRTWMMPEEGQPHARTWMAFGASERIAGSRLVPVMQRNLADIAIAIARFEPVSMLVRPGEMGLAQSLMGGSNVELVPAEIDDLWMRDTGPVFVKSGGSTMAGVDFNFNGWGGKQEHRRDAEVARIVTGRAGVETLETDLVLEGGGIEVDGEGTAIITESCVLNNNRNPGWRKGDVEEELAYLLGIEKVIWLPGIAGEDITDGHTDFYARFTSPGVVVAGLDNDPDSYDYDVTRRHLDILHSATDVHGRPLRVEILEGPSTVREDYADDDFAAGYINFYVCNGAVIAPEFGDPRTDPATRAALQRLFPDREIVQLNIDGIAAGGGGIHCTTQQEPAA; encoded by the coding sequence ATGCGACGGCGCACGTTCGTACAGACGAGCCTGGCTGCGATCGGCAGTTTCCTGCTCGCGGGGTGCGACGACTCGTCGCGGCCGCAGGTCGTGGGCAGCCGCAGCAATGGCAGTTCCGAGGACGACGGGAGAACCTGGATGATGCCCGAGGAAGGGCAACCGCACGCGCGGACCTGGATGGCCTTCGGGGCCAGCGAACGCATCGCCGGTTCCCGTCTGGTCCCGGTCATGCAGCGGAACCTGGCCGACATCGCCATCGCCATCGCGCGCTTCGAACCGGTGTCCATGCTGGTGCGCCCGGGCGAGATGGGTCTGGCGCAGAGCCTCATGGGTGGCTCGAATGTCGAACTGGTCCCCGCCGAGATCGACGATCTGTGGATGCGCGACACCGGGCCGGTCTTCGTCAAGAGCGGCGGAAGCACCATGGCCGGTGTGGATTTCAACTTCAACGGCTGGGGCGGCAAGCAGGAGCATCGCCGCGACGCCGAGGTCGCCCGGATCGTGACCGGTCGCGCCGGGGTGGAGACCCTGGAGACCGATCTCGTGCTCGAGGGCGGCGGCATCGAGGTCGACGGCGAGGGCACCGCGATCATCACCGAGAGCTGCGTGCTCAACAACAACCGCAATCCCGGCTGGCGCAAGGGCGACGTCGAGGAGGAGCTGGCCTACCTGCTCGGCATCGAGAAGGTGATCTGGCTGCCCGGCATCGCCGGCGAGGACATCACCGACGGGCACACCGACTTCTACGCCCGCTTCACCAGCCCGGGTGTGGTGGTCGCCGGACTCGACAACGACCCGGACTCCTACGACTACGACGTCACCCGACGTCACCTCGACATCCTGCACTCGGCCACCGATGTGCACGGGCGTCCGCTGCGGGTCGAGATTCTCGAGGGGCCGTCCACCGTGCGCGAGGACTACGCCGACGACGATTTCGCCGCCGGGTACATCAACTTCTACGTGTGCAACGGCGCGGTCATCGCACCCGAATTCGGTGACCCGCGAACCGATCCCGCCACCAGGGCCGCCCTGCAGCGGCTGTTCCCGGACCGCGAGATCGTGCAGCTGAATATCGACGGTATCGCGGCCGGTGGCGGTGGCATCCACTGCACCACCCAGCAGGAACCCGCCGCCTGA
- a CDS encoding TetR/AcrR family transcriptional regulator: MSQRRTQILEAAVRVIAQDGVRGLRVEKLAAAAGVSTALIYYHFKDRAGILHAALEHINHRAQEYTEAGYAGGESPREQLEHLLLLELQDDDEARVNSIAWGELRASAVFNPELREPLDSTTRAWNADIETLIAQARDEGTIAAQVDPAVSAEHLTALVEGLSERWHSGSITLDRAKQVLTHALGLEFGDPR; the protein is encoded by the coding sequence GTGTCGCAGCGTCGTACCCAGATTTTGGAAGCCGCAGTCCGTGTCATCGCCCAAGACGGCGTGCGCGGGCTGCGGGTCGAGAAGCTCGCCGCGGCGGCGGGCGTGTCCACGGCCCTGATCTACTACCACTTCAAGGACCGTGCCGGAATTCTGCACGCGGCGCTCGAACACATCAATCACCGGGCGCAGGAGTACACCGAAGCCGGGTATGCCGGGGGCGAGAGCCCGCGCGAGCAGCTCGAACATTTGCTGTTGCTCGAATTGCAGGACGACGACGAGGCGCGGGTCAACAGCATCGCGTGGGGCGAACTGCGAGCCAGCGCGGTGTTCAATCCCGAACTGCGCGAACCCCTGGACAGCACCACCCGGGCCTGGAACGCCGATATCGAAACCCTCATCGCCCAGGCCCGGGACGAGGGAACCATTGCCGCACAGGTGGATCCGGCGGTCTCGGCCGAACATCTGACGGCGCTGGTGGAAGGACTCAGCGAGCGCTGGCACAGCGGCTCGATCACCCTCGATCGGGCCAAGCAGGTGCTGACGCACGCGCTCGGACTCGAATTCGGAGACCCCCGCTGA
- a CDS encoding YdcF family protein, with the protein MQIARRFPTTVLAAAAAALTLFAPGAAHADPGPLYNSAQDNFTDGDEAAGLADLRALLAESPDDAQALSLQAIWSDYSGDLITREVALNRLSAVDPKLADGTRNVFHAIGSAVGTLPNPIPAIAGPQTGIAVCGYGLLPDGSMRPELVNRLQAAWLQAIASPLSPILVSGGNPQNGITEAAAMEGWLIGRGIPASRIVADHRAGSTVQNALFGSRLLREAGATSAIVVTSPNHIRRAVADFIVAGMPVVGATTSLEQLVSQLPPPARSGQRGIYLDATRTLLLPTER; encoded by the coding sequence GTGCAGATCGCCAGGCGTTTCCCCACCACCGTGCTCGCCGCGGCAGCCGCCGCACTCACTCTCTTCGCCCCGGGCGCCGCACACGCGGATCCCGGACCGCTCTACAACTCCGCGCAGGACAATTTCACCGACGGTGACGAAGCCGCGGGTCTGGCCGACCTGCGCGCCCTGCTCGCCGAATCCCCCGACGACGCGCAAGCGCTGTCGTTGCAGGCCATCTGGTCGGACTACTCCGGTGACCTGATCACCCGCGAGGTCGCGCTCAACCGGCTCAGCGCCGTCGATCCGAAGCTGGCGGACGGGACGCGAAATGTGTTCCACGCCATCGGTTCCGCCGTCGGCACCCTGCCGAATCCGATTCCGGCCATTGCCGGGCCGCAGACCGGTATCGCCGTCTGCGGGTACGGTCTGCTGCCCGACGGCAGCATGCGCCCCGAACTGGTGAATCGCTTGCAGGCGGCCTGGTTGCAGGCCATCGCCTCACCGCTGTCCCCCATTCTGGTGTCGGGCGGCAACCCGCAGAACGGCATTACCGAGGCGGCGGCCATGGAGGGCTGGCTGATCGGGCGCGGCATTCCGGCCAGCCGCATCGTGGCCGATCATCGCGCCGGATCCACCGTGCAGAACGCGCTGTTCGGCAGCCGGCTGCTGCGCGAGGCGGGCGCGACCAGCGCCATTGTGGTGACCTCCCCCAACCACATTCGCCGCGCGGTCGCCGATTTCATCGTGGCCGGGATGCCGGTGGTGGGCGCGACCACCTCACTGGAGCAGCTGGTCTCCCAGTTGCCGCCGCCGGCCCGCAGCGGTCAGCGCGGCATCTACCTCGACGCCACCCGCACCCTGCTGCTGCCGACGGAACGCTAG
- a CDS encoding bifunctional 5,10-methylenetetrahydrofolate dehydrogenase/5,10-methenyltetrahydrofolate cyclohydrolase: MDTTSLPGKELAAAINADTKQRAAALAEQGAAPRLALVVANDDPASAWYVKSLNRAAERNGITCENVDLGVDATIEQIRAKLTELSEDASVDAIMLQTPLPKGVNLDDVSSAIAATKDVDGVSPLSLGLLASGLPTFPPATAEAVVELAKFHAIPLAGRHVAVVGRSNIVGKPLAQLLLAENATVTVCHSRTTDLPAVTSAADVVVAAVGRAGLIKAAHVRDGATVIDVGTNEDDNGNITGDVDAPSVTGKAAALSPVPGGVGPVTTALLMRHVVDAAQSARA, encoded by the coding sequence GTGGATACGACTTCGCTTCCCGGCAAGGAACTCGCCGCCGCCATCAATGCCGACACCAAGCAGCGCGCCGCCGCGCTCGCCGAGCAGGGCGCCGCTCCGCGCCTGGCCCTGGTGGTCGCGAACGACGATCCCGCCAGCGCCTGGTACGTGAAGTCGCTCAACCGCGCCGCCGAACGCAATGGAATCACCTGCGAGAACGTCGATCTCGGCGTAGACGCCACCATCGAGCAGATCCGCGCCAAGCTCACCGAGCTCTCCGAGGACGCGTCCGTCGACGCCATCATGCTCCAGACCCCCCTCCCCAAGGGCGTCAACCTCGACGACGTCAGCTCCGCCATCGCGGCCACCAAGGACGTGGACGGCGTCAGCCCCCTCTCCCTCGGCCTCCTCGCCAGCGGTCTGCCCACCTTCCCGCCCGCCACCGCCGAAGCCGTAGTCGAACTGGCCAAGTTCCACGCCATCCCCCTGGCAGGCCGCCACGTGGCGGTCGTCGGCCGCTCCAATATCGTCGGCAAGCCCCTGGCCCAACTCCTCCTCGCCGAAAACGCGACAGTGACGGTCTGCCACTCCCGCACCACCGACCTCCCCGCGGTCACCTCAGCAGCCGACGTGGTCGTAGCCGCGGTAGGCCGCGCCGGCCTCATCAAGGCCGCTCACGTCCGCGACGGCGCCACCGTCATCGACGTGGGCACCAACGAAGACGACAACGGCAACATCACCGGCGACGTAGACGCCCCCTCCGTCACCGGCAAGGCCGCCGCCCTCAGCCCCGTCCCCGGCGGCGTAGGCCCCGTCACCACCGCCCTCCTCATGCGCCACGTCGTCGACGCAGCCCAATCCGCCCGAGCCTGA
- a CDS encoding L,D-transpeptidase, which translates to MRNALRFLVVAALVATAAALGFGAASGALVAPGLPAVQAITPGPGEKVGITAPVTVRFAEPVADRARAEQSVDIRAHDPLTGHFSWVNDRQLQWTPAGYLPASSPISVSAGRLHTQFETNGGVSADGDMSNHTFTVFIGGVPVRTMPASYGKPGWETPSGTFPVMSRERYVTFDSATIGIPRNSPEGYLIQGEFAERLTSGGVFVHSAPWSVDSQGNANVSHGCINLSPADAEWFYNEVSIGDPVTLHW; encoded by the coding sequence ATGCGGAACGCGCTTCGTTTCCTCGTCGTCGCAGCCTTGGTGGCGACGGCCGCCGCATTGGGGTTCGGAGCCGCGAGCGGAGCGCTCGTGGCCCCCGGTCTCCCGGCGGTGCAGGCGATTACGCCGGGGCCCGGCGAAAAGGTCGGCATCACCGCACCGGTCACGGTGCGGTTCGCGGAACCGGTGGCCGACAGGGCTCGCGCCGAGCAATCTGTCGATATCCGCGCCCACGACCCGTTGACCGGGCACTTCTCCTGGGTGAACGACCGGCAGCTGCAATGGACTCCGGCCGGATACCTTCCCGCCTCGTCACCGATCTCGGTGTCTGCGGGCCGCCTGCACACCCAATTCGAAACCAATGGTGGCGTGAGCGCCGACGGCGACATGTCCAACCACACGTTCACGGTGTTCATCGGCGGCGTGCCGGTGCGCACCATGCCCGCCTCCTACGGCAAACCCGGCTGGGAGACGCCGTCGGGGACGTTCCCGGTGATGTCGCGCGAACGCTACGTCACCTTCGACTCCGCCACGATCGGCATCCCCCGCAACTCGCCCGAGGGATACCTGATCCAGGGCGAGTTCGCCGAGCGCCTGACCTCCGGCGGCGTCTTCGTCCACTCCGCCCCGTGGTCGGTGGATTCGCAGGGCAATGCCAATGTGAGCCACGGCTGCATCAACCTCTCCCCCGCTGACGCCGAGTGGTTCTACAACGAGGTCAGCATCGGAGACCCGGTGACCCTCCACTGGTAA
- a CDS encoding cyclodeaminase/cyclohydrolase family protein yields MTQDTAQASTTFGESTLQEYLDQLAAKVPAPGGGAVAALHAAQGAALVAMVARYTTRAKDAEHQPVIERIIAAADAARAKSLTLADADAAAFTAVGNAYKLPKDGDEQLAARNEAITAALLGAARVPAAVVAVADEIVSLATELLPIGNPNVVTDIGAAADCARSAAASSQLNIAINVASLGSGSESEFAPVLTQIDEVIARADALHDDVVAAITK; encoded by the coding sequence ATGACTCAGGACACCGCGCAGGCCAGCACCACCTTCGGTGAGTCGACACTGCAGGAGTACCTGGATCAACTGGCCGCCAAGGTGCCCGCCCCCGGCGGCGGCGCGGTCGCGGCGCTGCACGCGGCGCAGGGCGCGGCCCTGGTCGCCATGGTGGCGCGCTACACCACCCGCGCCAAGGACGCCGAGCACCAGCCGGTCATCGAGCGCATCATCGCCGCCGCCGATGCCGCGCGGGCGAAGTCGCTCACGCTGGCCGACGCCGATGCCGCCGCCTTCACCGCCGTCGGCAATGCCTACAAGCTGCCCAAGGACGGCGACGAGCAGCTCGCCGCCCGCAACGAGGCCATTACCGCCGCACTGCTGGGCGCGGCCCGGGTGCCGGCCGCCGTGGTCGCGGTGGCCGACGAAATCGTCTCGCTCGCAACCGAACTGCTGCCCATCGGGAATCCGAACGTGGTCACCGACATCGGCGCCGCCGCCGATTGCGCGCGGTCCGCCGCGGCCAGTTCGCAACTGAACATCGCCATCAATGTGGCCTCCCTCGGCAGCGGCTCCGAATCCGAGTTCGCGCCCGTGCTCACCCAGATCGACGAGGTCATCGCCCGCGCCGACGCACTGCACGACGACGTCGTCGCCGCCATCACCAAGTAG
- a CDS encoding LLM class F420-dependent oxidoreductase yields MRIGLSINYTDGFKEVAAEVADLERAGLDIVFVPEAYSFDAPSALGYLAAKTERVQLASGIMQLYTRTPTLTAMTAAGLDYVSDGRFILGLGASGPQVIEGFHGVKYDAPIGRTREVLEICRKVWRRERLEYQGKHYTVPLPEGEGTGLGKALKLINHPVRENIPVLLAALGPKNVELAAELAEGWQPIFFLPEKADSVWGESVKAGLAKRDPKLGDLEVYAGPALAIGDNVEPLREFVKPHLALYIGGMGAKGKNFYHTLATKYGYGAEADRIQELFLAGKKEEAAKAVPDDLVRDVCLIGSAGFVKERVAAFREAGVTALNVVPLAGTAAERVQLIEQLRAICD; encoded by the coding sequence ATGCGTATCGGATTGTCGATCAACTACACCGACGGCTTCAAAGAGGTGGCCGCCGAGGTCGCGGACCTGGAACGGGCCGGTCTCGACATCGTGTTCGTGCCGGAGGCGTACTCGTTCGACGCTCCCAGCGCGCTGGGCTACCTGGCCGCCAAGACCGAACGGGTGCAGCTGGCTTCGGGCATCATGCAGCTCTACACCCGCACGCCCACGCTGACCGCCATGACGGCCGCGGGCCTGGACTACGTCTCCGACGGCCGCTTCATCCTCGGCCTGGGCGCCTCCGGCCCGCAGGTGATCGAGGGCTTCCACGGCGTCAAGTACGACGCCCCCATCGGCCGCACCCGCGAGGTGCTCGAGATCTGCCGCAAGGTGTGGCGTCGCGAACGCCTGGAGTACCAGGGCAAGCACTACACCGTTCCGCTGCCCGAGGGTGAGGGCACCGGTCTGGGCAAGGCTCTCAAGCTCATCAATCATCCTGTGCGCGAGAACATTCCGGTGTTGCTGGCCGCGCTCGGCCCGAAGAACGTGGAGCTGGCCGCCGAACTCGCCGAGGGCTGGCAGCCCATCTTCTTCCTGCCGGAGAAGGCCGATTCGGTGTGGGGCGAGTCGGTGAAAGCCGGTCTGGCCAAACGTGATCCGAAGCTCGGTGACCTCGAGGTGTATGCCGGTCCGGCGCTGGCCATCGGCGACAATGTCGAGCCGCTGCGCGAATTCGTGAAGCCGCACCTGGCGCTCTACATCGGCGGCATGGGCGCCAAAGGCAAGAACTTCTACCACACCCTGGCCACCAAGTACGGCTACGGCGCGGAGGCCGACCGCATCCAGGAGCTGTTCCTGGCGGGCAAGAAGGAAGAAGCCGCCAAGGCCGTGCCGGACGACCTGGTGCGCGATGTCTGCCTGATCGGCTCGGCCGGCTTCGTGAAGGAGCGGGTGGCGGCCTTCCGCGAGGCCGGCGTCACCGCGCTGAACGTGGTTCCGCTGGCGGGCACCGCCGCCGAGCGGGTGCAGCTCATCGAGCAGCTGCGCGCCATCTGCGACTGA